In Maridesulfovibrio sp., a single genomic region encodes these proteins:
- a CDS encoding response regulator — protein sequence MKVLVAEDDFASRNFLQFFFMKYGEVDVAVDGVEALEAFRSALASGEPYNLVFMDIMMPEKDGLEAAREIREIERSFNVQPKQEAAVVMATALSDVKTVFKAFNKSEATDYVVKPLTVDVLKAKLLELGFINE from the coding sequence ATGAAAGTCCTGGTTGCTGAGGATGATTTTGCTTCACGGAATTTTTTGCAGTTTTTTTTCATGAAATACGGTGAAGTGGATGTCGCTGTAGATGGAGTGGAGGCCCTGGAGGCTTTCAGGTCCGCGCTTGCAAGCGGAGAACCTTACAATCTGGTTTTCATGGATATCATGATGCCGGAGAAAGACGGTCTGGAAGCGGCACGGGAAATAAGGGAGATTGAGCGTTCGTTCAATGTGCAGCCCAAGCAGGAGGCCGCTGTCGTCATGGCCACCGCCCTTTCGGATGTTAAAACCGTATTCAAGGCTTTCAACAAAAGCGAGGCCACTGATTATGTGGTGAAGCCCCTTACCGTTGATGTTCTAAAAGCCAAACTTCTGGAGTTGGGGTTCATAAATGAGTGA
- a CDS encoding ATP-binding protein has product MEDSALINFQKQQILTLQEEKAAAMEALDLARELGSFTAISQPTRKELLREICVRANKMISFQSCAVYLVDSDTQDFIQATCLPDGTGDLLEHEISSLISDQSFAFALQSEGPVFFLDSSRNNYVLLHSLATPFRVRGMFAGIMFQGKDEILDTTLKLFSVVMHSAVNALENLETHDFMRNHSQELELRVQRRTQELADAYERMNVTLNGMQAGVLVIDAATHQIVDANPKALELLGRPLGEVIGKQCFDMICYSLRGECPMTDKGLDENNAEYLIRRPDGVSIPVQKTASKVMIGGRLHLVENFIDISEQKKLADLKEDVDRIMRHDLKGPLNGIIGLPEVLLMDLENVLDDGQREILEHIRGAGYKLLNMINLSLDLYKMETGTYNYRPVDVDFYPMLRGVLKDLSEHIYWKKIEVKVLFEGADADCDLTFHINSDESLLYSLLSNLLKNAVEASPSGETVVVDISRRADSSVMRIHNMGAVPEDIRENFFDKYVTAGKSGGTGLGTYSARLVAETIGGRISFESSEELGTSVSVEFFSAGE; this is encoded by the coding sequence GTGGAGGATAGCGCTCTTATCAATTTTCAAAAGCAGCAGATACTGACGTTGCAGGAAGAGAAAGCCGCCGCAATGGAGGCTCTTGATCTGGCCAGAGAGCTGGGTTCTTTTACGGCCATATCCCAACCTACCCGTAAGGAACTGCTCAGGGAAATCTGTGTAAGAGCCAACAAGATGATTTCCTTTCAGTCATGCGCCGTCTATCTGGTGGACAGTGATACACAGGATTTTATCCAGGCCACGTGTCTGCCTGATGGAACAGGTGATCTGTTGGAACATGAAATAAGCAGCCTCATAAGTGATCAGTCTTTTGCCTTTGCCCTGCAATCCGAAGGTCCGGTCTTTTTTCTGGATTCATCCAGAAACAATTATGTGCTGCTTCATTCGCTGGCCACACCGTTTCGGGTTCGCGGAATGTTTGCCGGGATCATGTTTCAGGGCAAGGATGAAATTCTGGATACAACATTGAAACTGTTTTCCGTGGTAATGCATTCAGCTGTAAATGCCCTTGAAAACCTTGAGACGCACGACTTCATGCGCAACCACAGTCAGGAACTGGAATTGCGGGTTCAGCGCAGGACGCAGGAACTGGCTGATGCGTATGAACGTATGAATGTTACTCTGAACGGCATGCAGGCCGGTGTTCTGGTCATAGATGCCGCTACTCACCAGATTGTGGACGCCAACCCCAAGGCTTTGGAGCTTCTGGGACGTCCTCTGGGAGAAGTTATCGGTAAGCAATGCTTTGATATGATCTGCTATTCCTTGCGCGGAGAGTGCCCGATGACAGACAAAGGGCTCGATGAAAATAACGCGGAATATCTGATCCGGCGGCCGGACGGGGTAAGCATTCCGGTTCAGAAAACTGCCAGCAAGGTCATGATCGGCGGCAGGCTGCATCTGGTGGAAAACTTTATCGATATTTCCGAGCAGAAAAAACTGGCCGATCTAAAAGAGGACGTGGACAGGATAATGCGGCACGATCTCAAAGGCCCGCTTAACGGGATCATCGGATTGCCGGAAGTGCTGCTTATGGATCTTGAGAATGTTCTGGACGACGGCCAGAGGGAGATTCTGGAGCACATCCGTGGAGCCGGGTACAAGCTCTTGAATATGATAAATCTCTCGCTTGATCTGTATAAGATGGAAACCGGGACTTACAATTACCGTCCGGTTGATGTGGATTTTTATCCCATGCTCCGGGGCGTGCTTAAGGATCTCTCGGAGCATATCTACTGGAAAAAAATAGAAGTTAAGGTCCTTTTTGAAGGTGCTGATGCGGATTGCGATTTAACTTTCCATATAAACAGTGACGAATCCCTGCTTTACTCCCTCCTTTCCAATCTGCTGAAGAACGCTGTCGAGGCATCTCCCTCAGGGGAAACTGTTGTTGTGGATATTTCCCGCAGGGCCGATTCATCTGTGATGCGTATTCATAATATGGGTGCCGTGCCGGAGGATATTCGCGAAAATTTTTTTGATAAGTATGTTACGGCCGGAAAATCAGGAGGAACCGGGCTTGGAACCTATTCCGCCCGGCTTGTAGCCGAGACCATAGGCGGGCGGATTTCTTTTGAAAGTTCAGAGGAACTGGGGACTTCCGTTTCTGTGGAGTTTTTTTCAGCCGGAGAATGA
- a CDS encoding amidohydrolase gives MHTADDVLILGKSIYTRNSESDRYKGLIISDGKISKLVESYSEAKKIIRPGTKVYDFKNGHIYPGFHDSHGHLLKLGYKLNEIHLAECRSYAEMLDRLNEAKDKHASHDLVVGSGWQHELWKDCDSFVKGFPTNKAISEIFPSTPLLLIHYSFHMILANKAAIALLKEQNDLTGNPDIICDEHGVPTGIFLGPAKNLFDNHIYKKNPAKMISSAISHYHKNGITCVHDAAIEIDQLEHYEKAMEILGTPLKIRAMAIARKERAPEELIDFIKANRFYSDSISINSIKLFMDGAMGTHTALLKEDYADRPGQTGHEFMPYEHIHKCTKLAAENDVQVCTHAIGDLAVERIVNLYCETIKEHSDPDAIRLRLEHGVILPDHLLNLVAEYNIIVSIQALHALDDSPWLEKVIGTERAMLCHRFQDLQKSGVIMVNGSDAPIADVNPISAFQVLTGRHPINNKPGLSPAEVLDILTINAAYASFSESSCGVLAEGFDADITVLSSSLLEAETDLGAVKTAGTFVRGTPCYINEDFLS, from the coding sequence ATGCATACAGCCGATGACGTGCTCATATTGGGCAAAAGTATCTATACTCGGAATTCAGAGTCAGACCGCTACAAGGGCCTGATTATCTCGGACGGCAAAATATCCAAACTTGTTGAATCATATTCAGAAGCTAAAAAAATCATAAGGCCCGGCACAAAAGTCTATGATTTCAAAAACGGCCACATCTATCCCGGATTCCACGACTCGCACGGACATCTGCTGAAACTCGGCTATAAGCTGAACGAAATTCATCTGGCCGAATGCAGATCTTATGCGGAAATGCTGGACAGGCTGAATGAAGCCAAGGACAAGCATGCCAGCCATGATCTGGTAGTCGGCTCCGGCTGGCAGCATGAACTGTGGAAAGATTGTGATTCTTTTGTAAAAGGATTTCCGACCAACAAGGCTATTTCCGAAATTTTCCCATCAACGCCTCTGCTGCTCATCCACTACAGCTTTCATATGATTCTGGCCAACAAGGCTGCCATTGCTTTATTAAAAGAGCAGAACGACCTGACCGGCAACCCCGATATAATCTGCGACGAGCACGGTGTTCCCACCGGAATTTTCCTTGGGCCGGCGAAGAACCTGTTTGACAACCACATTTACAAAAAAAATCCCGCCAAGATGATTTCTTCAGCCATAAGCCACTACCATAAAAACGGGATAACCTGTGTTCATGACGCTGCAATTGAGATCGACCAGCTCGAACACTATGAAAAAGCAATGGAGATACTGGGCACCCCCCTTAAAATACGCGCCATGGCCATTGCCCGCAAAGAAAGGGCCCCGGAGGAACTTATCGATTTTATTAAGGCCAACAGATTCTACTCTGATTCGATTTCCATAAATTCGATAAAACTGTTTATGGACGGGGCTATGGGGACCCATACCGCGCTTTTAAAAGAGGACTATGCCGACCGGCCGGGGCAAACCGGCCATGAATTCATGCCTTATGAACATATCCATAAGTGCACAAAGCTTGCTGCCGAAAACGACGTTCAGGTATGCACGCACGCCATTGGCGATCTGGCGGTAGAACGTATCGTCAACTTATATTGCGAAACCATAAAGGAACATTCCGACCCTGACGCCATACGCCTGCGGCTGGAGCATGGCGTGATTCTGCCCGACCATCTTCTCAATCTGGTTGCTGAATACAATATCATCGTAAGCATACAGGCACTGCATGCTCTGGACGACAGTCCTTGGCTTGAAAAGGTCATCGGTACGGAAAGGGCCATGCTGTGCCACCGCTTTCAGGACCTGCAGAAATCGGGAGTAATAATGGTCAACGGTTCTGATGCTCCTATTGCCGATGTAAACCCCATTTCAGCTTTTCAAGTGCTCACAGGCAGACACCCCATCAATAACAAACCGGGACTTTCCCCTGCCGAGGTATTGGATATTCTAACCATTAACGCGGCCTACGCTTCATTTTCAGAAAGCAGCTGCGGAGTTCTGGCAGAGGGATTTGATGCGGACATAACCGTTCTTTCTTCCAGCCTGCTGGAAGCGGAAACCGATCTGGGTGCAGTAAAAACAGCGGGAACATTTGTGCGGGGCACGCCGTGCTATATCAACGAGGACTTCCTGTCCTGA
- a CDS encoding HDOD domain-containing protein, producing MKVYVADLKPGMQLAEDVKGANGRLLLPAGTELAEQHLRVFNIWGVCEVVINGECGEDDEDLMDPQLLEQALEHVESLFFYADMTVSPMPVLKEACLRRYAELLAEKARLNPLPAAGGKAPEIPDSPLFADAGVFLDSGVRLSSFPDIYYKIVDALNNPSSSANTLADIISKDSGLSAKLISLVNSPLYGFNSPVESLSRAVSLVGTTGLSQLALSVSVMDSFKGMDSGYFSMADFWKHSLACAVFCRIISTQIKGVSADNCFVVGMLHDLGRLVMLQLAPEQTHLTFKLSRHYGMPPREAEKAVFGFDHCELANELFWIWNFPPSLVLAVSGHHGGVEEEYSAESAICSISDTLALALQFGCNGSGFVHAPYHGAWDALGLPDGAVATTIMQAQRQIDDIITIFGG from the coding sequence ATGAAAGTGTATGTAGCTGATTTGAAGCCAGGCATGCAGTTGGCTGAAGATGTGAAGGGTGCCAATGGGCGGCTTTTGCTGCCGGCCGGAACCGAGCTTGCGGAGCAGCACCTCCGGGTTTTCAATATATGGGGAGTGTGCGAGGTCGTCATCAACGGAGAATGCGGGGAAGATGATGAGGACCTGATGGATCCTCAACTGCTTGAACAGGCTTTGGAGCATGTGGAAAGTCTTTTTTTCTACGCGGACATGACTGTTTCTCCAATGCCGGTGCTGAAGGAAGCATGTCTCAGGAGATATGCGGAGCTCCTTGCCGAAAAGGCTAGGCTCAATCCCCTGCCTGCTGCGGGGGGGAAAGCTCCGGAAATTCCGGATTCACCGCTTTTTGCCGATGCCGGTGTTTTTCTGGACAGCGGTGTGCGTCTGAGCTCTTTTCCCGATATCTATTACAAGATTGTGGATGCGCTGAACAACCCCAGTTCCAGCGCCAATACCCTTGCCGATATAATTTCAAAGGACTCGGGCCTGAGTGCCAAGCTGATCAGTCTGGTAAACAGCCCGTTATACGGGTTCAACAGTCCGGTGGAATCCCTGAGCAGGGCGGTTTCTCTGGTCGGCACTACCGGACTGAGCCAATTGGCGCTCAGCGTTTCGGTAATGGATTCGTTCAAAGGGATGGACAGCGGATATTTTTCCATGGCCGATTTCTGGAAACATTCGTTGGCATGTGCTGTCTTCTGCCGGATCATTTCAACTCAGATCAAAGGGGTTTCAGCGGATAACTGTTTTGTTGTCGGCATGTTGCACGATCTGGGCCGGCTGGTCATGCTGCAACTGGCCCCGGAACAGACTCACCTGACTTTCAAGCTCAGCAGGCATTACGGCATGCCGCCCCGCGAGGCCGAGAAAGCCGTTTTCGGCTTTGATCATTGTGAACTTGCGAATGAACTCTTCTGGATCTGGAATTTTCCCCCGTCGCTTGTTTTAGCTGTCAGCGGGCACCACGGAGGAGTGGAGGAGGAATACTCCGCGGAATCGGCAATCTGCTCAATCAGCGATACCCTTGCTCTTGCCCTTCAGTTCGGATGTAACGGATCAGGATTCGTTCATGCTCCTTATCATGGCGCATGGGATGCTCTCGGACTTCCGGATGGAGCCGTGGCGACAACCATCATGCAGGCTCAACGCCAGATAGATGATATCATAACAATTTTTGGAGGATAG